The Vibrio rhizosphaerae genome contains the following window.
TCCATCCCGTGGCGGATGACGAAATGCATGTCTTCATCACTGACGCCTGTCCCGCCATGAAGAACCAGAGACTTATCGACCGCCTGATGGATTTCTGCCAATAATTCGTGCTGAATGTTGGTTTTGGCGGTGTAAGACCCGTGCACGGTGCCGATACTAACGGCCAGCATATCAACATCAGCCTCGCGGACAAACTGAGTCGCCTCTGCTACCGTAGTAAAAGCGATGTCACTGTCGGCGACCGCTTTACCGTCTTCCGCACCGCCTATGGCCCCGAGTTCTGCCTCGACCGTGGCATCGAACTGGCGGGCGTATTCCAGAATGATATTGGTATTGGCAATATTTTCCGCTAACGGTAAATGCGACCCATCGTACATCACGCTGCTGAACCCGCTGTCGATGGCTTTCTTAATGTCATCGAGATTTGAACAGTGATCCAGATGCAGGCAGGTGGGCACATCGTGTTTTTCCGCCAGGCTTTGAATCGAACTTACCAATAACTCCCGGCCTAAATATTCCGCCGTTCCCGTAGAGATTTGAATCATCAACGGGGCATTGGTATCGAGTGCTGCTTCGAAATAAGCGGGGAGCATTTCAAGACAGTGCAAGTTAAATGACCCCACTGCATGAAATCCGCGTTGTTGTGCAATGGGCAAGAGTTGTTTGAAATTAAGCAGTTTCATTAGCGATATCCTTTTTATCTTCAGAGCGAGAAAGCGATTTGTTGACGAAGTAGGTAATGGCGATCACAAAGACGATGAAGGTCACCACAAATCCCCAGTTGCCGTTGAAGGCGTTGCCGAGCAGCAAACCGGATGAGATAACATCGGAGTCACTGAAGGTCACACCGACAAACCCGTAGGTTTCAAGCAGTGGGATCAGAATGGCGGGTAAGAAAGTGATGAATAAGCCGTGGACGACACCACCGATAATGGCACCCCGTCGGCCGCCGATGGCATTACCGAAAATCCCGGCGGTTCCTCCGGCGAAGAAGTTGGTTAATAAGCCGGGCAGGATCATTGCCAGTCCGAACATCGGGAACAGCAGCATGCCAATCACGGTGCCCACGGTGGTGGACAAGAAGCCCAGAATCACGGCATTCGGTGCATAAGGGAACAGCACCGGGCAATCTAACGCAGGCTTGGCATTCGGCACCAAACGCATTGCAATGCCCTGAAATGCCGGTACCAACTCTTGCAGCAACAGGCGTACCCCGGAGTAGAGCACAAAGACCCCGGCAACAAACACCATTGCCTGCATGAATGCATACATCAGGTAATTCATACCGTTCGAGTATTTTGCAATATATTCCGGGCCTGCGGCGATTGCCGGGATGAGGTACATCGGGATCATCACCACCGCCATCGACAGGTAAGTATCATTCAAAAAAGAGAATGCTTTCGGCAGTTGAATGTCTTCGGTTGATTTGGAGTTTTTACCGACCACTTTCGCGACAGCAGCCTGAACCATATAACCAATGGTACAGAAGTGCCCCAGTGCAATACTGTCGTTGCCGGTGATACGACGCACCACAGGTTGCGCGATAGCGGGCATCGCCACCGCCATAATGCCGCCGAAAATCCCACCGGTCAGGATCAGGGGGAGTCCGGTTAATCCGGCTTTGTAGCCAATGACGGCACCAATGGTACTCATCCATAGCAACGCCTGACCGGTGAGAAAGATATATTTCCA
Protein-coding sequences here:
- a CDS encoding class II fructose-bisphosphate aldolase; this translates as MKLLNFKQLLPIAQQRGFHAVGSFNLHCLEMLPAYFEAALDTNAPLMIQISTGTAEYLGRELLVSSIQSLAEKHDVPTCLHLDHCSNLDDIKKAIDSGFSSVMYDGSHLPLAENIANTNIILEYARQFDATVEAELGAIGGAEDGKAVADSDIAFTTVAEATQFVREADVDMLAVSIGTVHGSYTAKTNIQHELLAEIHQAVDKSLVLHGGTGVSDEDMHFVIRHGMDKVNVGTEMNVQWVKHCQDTFSSGKVDDSVRKFFIPARKAVREVIAEKMRLFQ
- a CDS encoding PTS sugar transporter subunit IIC; translated protein: MSAFFEFIVKDLLGQASILIAFIAMIGLILQKKTYGKIFEGTFKTMLGFLVMMAGINIIVETLTFLNQIFTTGFGMSGYITDVAAIAGVANKQLGSEVALTLLVIFATNILIARFTPWKYIFLTGQALLWMSTIGAVIGYKAGLTGLPLILTGGIFGGIMAVAMPAIAQPVVRRITGNDSIALGHFCTIGYMVQAAVAKVVGKNSKSTEDIQLPKAFSFLNDTYLSMAVVMIPMYLIPAIAAGPEYIAKYSNGMNYLMYAFMQAMVFVAGVFVLYSGVRLLLQELVPAFQGIAMRLVPNAKPALDCPVLFPYAPNAVILGFLSTTVGTVIGMLLFPMFGLAMILPGLLTNFFAGGTAGIFGNAIGGRRGAIIGGVVHGLFITFLPAILIPLLETYGFVGVTFSDSDVISSGLLLGNAFNGNWGFVVTFIVFVIAITYFVNKSLSRSEDKKDIANETA